The nucleotide sequence caccccgacctccctaaccctcaccactctcacctccctaaccctcaccaccctgatccccctaaccctcaccaccctgACCTCCCTAACTCTCACCACCCTgacctccctaaccctcaccaccctgacctccctagccctcaccaccctgaccctcaccaccctgacctccctaaccctcaccaccctgACCACCCCgacctccctaaccctcaccaccctaaccctcaccactctgacctccctaaccctcaccaccctaaccctcaccactctgacctccctaaccctcaccaccctaaccctcaccaccctgacccccctaaccctcaccaccctgacctccctaaccctcaccaccctgacctccctaaccctcaccaccctgacctccctagccctcaccaccctgaccctcaccaccctgacctccctaaccctcaccaccctgACCACCCCgacctccctaaccctcaccaccctaaccctcaccactctgacctccctaaccctcaccaccctgacctccctaaccctgacccccctaaccctcaccaccctgacccccctaACTCTCACCTCTCTGGaggtgccccctgctggactccccctccccaggaCACCCCCGCAGCCCTGCGCACTGGTGggtcatatatatacacatatatatacacacaaacacacatacagtatatacacacacttacacatttgCCTCTTCTACTCCATATGATGTCATATCCTGTGTACAGAGGACCTCCTGGAGAGTTTTGACAACCACCCGCCCCTCATCCTGCCCACCTCCAGTTTCCACCTGGAGCTggctcagccaatcacagatCGAGATCTGTTACGACAGCTCCAGCGCCTGCAGGAGTTCATAGGTCGCCTCTCCACCAATGAGAAGCAAGCTGATGTTGACCCTGAGCAGCAGGTAGGAACCCTAGTCAACCCCTGACCCCTTACCCAGCCAGGCACCCAGAGAGACCCGAGTAAAGAAGACTTTCTTGACATAACTATTTTTTATGGTCGTTGTTATGGTAATTAGATAAGACACTTCtcattttcatttttctttGATGTTTCTCCATCTGGTTCTTATTTTAACCATctcatctcacctctcctccccctctcccacctctctctctccctctctctctctcccttcacctctcctctcctccccctctcccacctccccctctttctctctctttctctctccttcacctcacctctcatccacctctcccacctccctctctctgtctgtcccctcaCCTAACTTCTCCCTCAGGTTATGAACAGCACCCCCTCTGATATCCAGTttccctctactcctccccctgccacggCCCCCCTCAGAGGGGCCCCTGCGGACCCCCCAGCGGACCCCCCAGCGGTCCTCACCCAGAAGCTACGGAGCTTGGAGCTGCAGAGCTCCTTGCCTGGGTCAGGGAAGAGCCCCCGGCGCATGGCGCTggacccctcctgcctcctcaacccccccaacaccccccaggGTCTGGAGCAAGGCCCTCTGGAGCGAGGCCCTCTTGAGCAAGGCCCTCTGGAGGCAGGGCTGCAGGAGGGGCCGCGAGGACACACGCCCAGTAGGTTGTCTACTCaacacagtatatatatatggtatatgccacagacacacacatagggctgggcgatatatttAAAACATTATATCTCGATATTGTCAAAAGAAATTCGATTattcgatatatatatatatctcgatatgtttgcatttgcatttaaataataaaaaaacatgattttcttttgcccccattagaaaacaacaaaaagtaTTTAGATAGTTGTTgatagaacagctattgttacaaagtacaaaatgtgtagtgcAAAGTTACTACACATAAAGCAGTTGCCATTACATGGTACTTGCAACTTGACAAAATGGACCTCACATAGAACAATTCATGCAGAGGTTCTtatgtgacaggacaaaaaTAGAGGCAAGAAATATAATATTTTGTAAATATTCGATATTCACgatattttcaaattttacatcgtCGTCAAAATTATTGCGATATTATCGCTAATATtcgatatatcgcccagccctacacacacacacacatgatggagGTTTACAGCTGGCTAGACCTGAGGAATCTGGTAGGGGTAGAAGGGAGCtaggggagggggtgacaggaggggagagagagaggacgagatggagagagagagatgtagagagaggtagagagagacagagagagagaggtagcgagagagagaggcagagagagacagagagaggtagagagacagagagttgtAGGCGTGTGAGAGAGTTGGTGTTTAGGCTGGTCAGGTGGTGGTAATCACCTGACCAGCTCTCATAGCACTGTTCCACCATGTTTCAGCATGTGTTTAGTGTGTTTTTAGCatgacccctgtgtgtgtttagcattTCTCAGGTCCAGCCTGGTTCTCATTAGCATGTCTGAGCATGGCTGACCAGGCtgatctcaggtcagatctaacaggctggtctcaggtcagatctaacaggctggtctcaggtcagatctaacaggctggtctcaggtcagatctaacaggctggtctcaggtcagatctaacaggctcaCACTTGCTGTAATGTTCATCCTGCATCTGTCTCTCATATTgccccagcgtgtgtgtgtgtgtctctgatcaTAGTATAACGTTAGAACAAGCTCAGGTTAAGTTTAGTTCAATAATCTTGgacttctttatctctctactccctctctcatcccctcctctgttttgttttgctcttctctctctctacctctctctctctcttccctctctctctctcttctccctctctcttccctctctcttccctctctctctgccagctgTCGGCTGTAGTACCAGGAGGactggtgatgatgatgtgttCATTGTGGAGCTGCACAGAGGTCCTCACGGTCTGGGCCTTGCATTGGTGGACGGACTGGTGAGTGACAGCTGATCTGACCAATCACATTCTCCTCCTTCCACAAGCTGTGTAGTAGTATAGGACAATGGAGAATAGCTGAAGCAATTTTATGAACTACTGAAAAAGTAAGATGATGTACAGTGTAGCTCGGTGGTTGGAGCATTGGGCTGCAGGTTCTTATATCCTGATAATACAGGAACCTGACTGCACCTGGGAGACTTGCTGTACACAGCTCCCCTTCCAGGCCTTAGAGAGAACTGCAGTCCTGTAGTGTGTAACAGTCCTGTAGTCCTTTAGTCATGTACAACATCACAgttaaggttgtgtgtgtcacagacctccctcctcatcctctctctctctccctatttctctctgtcccctgtctatcactctctcctctccccctctttctctctctttccctctacgtctctctctcccccctcccctctctctctcctctcccctcctctctctctccctccacctctctctttccccccctctctctagaaGTGTCCTCTGAGGGTGAGTGGTATTTACATAAAGTCAGTGGTTCCAGACTCTCCTGCAGCAGGCTGCCACAGACTGGGACCAGGCGACCGTATCCTGGCTGTCAACGGCATCAGCCTGGTGGGCATGGAGTACCACGTGTAAGTCCCACAGTATGGTACTCCCATAGACCTGGAGTTACTCACACAGTATGGTACTCCCATAGACCTGGAGTTACTCACACAGTATGGTACTCCCATAGACCTGGAGTTACTCCCACAGTATGGTACTCCCATAGACCTGGAGTTACTCCCACAGTATGGTACTCCCATAGACCTGGAGTTACTCCCACAGTATGGTACTCCCATAGACCTGGAGTTACTCACACAGTATGGTACTCCCATAGACCTGGAGTTACTCCCACAGTATGGTACTCCCATAGACCTGGAGTTACTTACACAGTATGGTACTCCCATAGACCTGGAGTTACTCACACAGTATGGTACTCCCATAGACCTGGAGTTACTCACACAGTATGGTACTCCCATAGACCTGGAGTTACTCACACAGTATGGTACTCCCATAGACCTGGAGTTACTCACACAGTATGGTACTCCCATAGACC is from Osmerus mordax isolate fOsmMor3 chromosome 3, fOsmMor3.pri, whole genome shotgun sequence and encodes:
- the LOC136938042 gene encoding ras-associating and dilute domain-containing protein-like, whose amino-acid sequence is MPHCHLQDASLQDLTPGLRPLVLWMANALELLHFIQLEVPLLLPPQQEEEGVWESEVLCVRSSCEETMTALEEVIMFTFQQTVYYLTKSMYGALPGFLNGNPFSEQGQLTVPEGVRRVLALLQGVLWLLQDLQLHPLLCSQLCSFLLFFINASLFNALMERGSEGGFYQWCRGVQLRANLDVLVDWVQSQSLEEQVLMKLSAAANLLATPRNTLLQASWSFLRSEFPALNAAQLHHLLREYHPDLPPHHPDPHHPDLPNPHHPDHPDLPNPHHPNPHHSDLPNPHHPDLPNPDPPNPHHPDPPNSHLSGGAPCWTPPPQDTPAALRTEDLLESFDNHPPLILPTSSFHLELAQPITDRDLLRQLQRLQEFIGRLSTNEKQADVDPEQQVMNSTPSDIQFPSTPPPATAPLRGAPADPPADPPAVLTQKLRSLELQSSLPGSGKSPRRMALDPSCLLNPPNTPQGLEQGPLERGPLEQGPLEAGLQEGPRGHTPTVGCSTRRTGDDDVFIVELHRGPHGLGLALVDGLKCPLRVSGIYIKSVVPDSPAAGCHRLGPGDRILAVNGISLVGMEYHVGRELIRSSRNTLRLLVAKTEPTTSAPGLTSAPGLTSAPGLTAAPGLTAAPGLTSATKC